Proteins encoded by one window of Puntigrus tetrazona isolate hp1 chromosome 17, ASM1883169v1, whole genome shotgun sequence:
- the serpina10b gene encoding protein Z-dependent protease inhibitor: protein MELKVLFTFIYSSVFLCVLGSHEPKTPDVTDLAFKNIDFAMNLYRKISSYHDKNIFFSPLSISTSFATLLLAAKGSTRTQVMKGLNLDALDRTGNATLIPQLFDQLQKNISQDGKLHMEQGTALFVDERFNVERDFSDQIKTFFGADVNNVDFSKTELSKSTINEYVSRKTGGKVNQMVTSIEPLTQMMILNTIFFQGDWDRPFDPNSTEMSRFYVDKYNIVQVPMMVKEDKFSTTEDPELRARVLRLSYRGGAALLIVLPDAMADYTVIDDEISAERFQHWIKNMRRIKMEVHLPKFKMEQSYDLHEILPHLGFSSVFLHSSNLTGLSKDAHLRVSQVLHKAVIEVDEKGTTAASATSVGITAYSLPATFIVNRPFFFFLYHEATSSLLFMGRVIDPTQS from the exons ATGGAGTTAAAGGTGCTGTTCACCTTCATATATTCCTCTGTTTTTCTGTGCGTCCTTGGAAGTCATGAGCCCAAAACTCCTGATGTCACAGATCTGGCCTTCAAAAATATTGACTTTGCCATGAATCTCTATCGCAAGATATCAAGTTATcatgacaaaaatatctttttctcACCACTGAGCATTTCCACATCTTTCGCCACGCTCTTACTGGCCGCCAAGGGCTCGACACGCACTCAGGTGATGAAGGGACTGAATCTGGACGCTCTGGACCGGACTGGAAACGCCACGCTCATCCCGCAGCTCTTTGATCAGCTGCAGAAGAACATCTCTCAGGACGGGAAACTGCACATGGAGCAGGGCACGGCACTCTTCGTAGACGAGCGTTTTAATGTCGAGAGAGACTTCAGCGATCAGATCAAGACGTTCTTCGGTGCCGATGTGAACAATGTGGATTTCAGTAAGACCGAGCTCAGCAAGAGCACCATCAACGAGTATGTGAGCAGAAAGACCGGAGGAAAAGTGAACCAAATGGTGACGAGCATCGAGCCGCTGACGCAAATGATGATCCTCAACACCATTTTCTTTCAAG GTGACTGGGATCGTCCCTTCGACCCCAACAGCACAGAAATGAGTCGCTTCTATGTGGACAAGTACAACATCGTTCAGGTGCCCATGATGGTGAAGGAGGACAAGTTCTCCACGACTGAAGACCCGGAGCTTCGTGCTCGAGTGCTGCGTCTGTCATATCGCGGCGGAGCGGCGCTGCTCATCGTGCTTCCCGACGCAATGGCCGACTACACCGTCATCGACGACGAGATCAGCGCGGAGCGATTCCAGCACTGGATCAAGAACATGAGACGAAT AAAAATGGAAGTTCATCTGCCCAAGTTCAAGATGGAGCAGTCGTATGACTTGCATGAGATCCTTCCACATCTGGGCTTCAGCAGCGTTTTCCTCCATTCATCCAACCTGACGGGTCTGAGCAAAGACGCTCATCTGAGAGTCTCACAG gtGCTGCATAAAGCTGTCATCGAGGTGGATGAGAAGGGCACGACCGCAGCCTCTGCCACATCGGTGGGAATCACAGCTTACTCTCTGCCAGCCACCTTCATCGTCAACAGacccttcttcttctttctgtaCCACGAAGCCACTTCTAGCCTGTTGTTCATGGGCCGAGTGATTGACCCCACACAGAGCTGA